The following proteins are encoded in a genomic region of Streptococcus gwangjuense:
- the purF gene encoding amidophosphoribosyltransferase encodes MTYEVKSLNEECGVFGIWGHPDAAKLTYFGLHSLQHRGQEGAGILSNDQGKLKRHRDMGLLSEVFRNPANLDKLTGTGAIGHVRYATAGEASVDNIQPFLFRFHDMQFGLAHNGNLTNAASLKKELEQRGAIFSATSDSEILAHLIRRSHNPNLMGKIKEALSLVKGGFAYILLFEDKLIAALDPNGFRPLSIGKMANGAVVVSSETCAFEVIGAEWIRDLKPGEIVIIDDKGIQYDSYTDDTQLAICSMEYIYFARPDSNIHGVNVHTARKRMGAQLAREFKHEADIVVGVPNSSLSAAMGFAEESGLPNEMGLIKNQYTQRTFIQPTQELREQGVRMKLSAVSGVVKGKRVVMIDDSIVRGTTSRRIVQLLKEAGATEVHVAIGSPALAYPCFYGIDIQTRQELIAANHTVEETRQIIGADSLTYLSVEGLIDSIGIETDAPNGGLCVAYFDGDYPTPLYDYEEDYRRSLEEKTSFYK; translated from the coding sequence ATGACATACGAAGTAAAATCTCTTAATGAAGAATGTGGTGTTTTCGGTATCTGGGGACATCCAGATGCTGCTAAATTGACCTATTTTGGTCTCCATAGTCTTCAGCACCGTGGTCAAGAGGGGGCAGGAATCCTCTCCAATGACCAAGGAAAACTAAAGCGTCATCGCGATATGGGGCTTTTATCAGAAGTCTTTAGAAATCCTGCTAATTTGGATAAATTGACGGGAACTGGTGCGATTGGACATGTGCGTTACGCGACTGCTGGCGAAGCTTCTGTAGATAATATCCAGCCTTTCCTCTTCCGTTTTCACGATATGCAGTTCGGCTTGGCTCATAATGGGAATCTGACCAATGCAGCTTCTCTCAAGAAAGAACTGGAACAAAGAGGAGCGATTTTCAGCGCGACTTCGGACTCGGAAATCTTGGCTCACCTCATTCGTCGGAGTCACAATCCGAACTTGATGGGCAAAATCAAAGAAGCGCTCAGCCTAGTTAAAGGTGGCTTTGCCTATATCTTGCTGTTTGAGGATAAGTTGATTGCGGCTCTTGACCCCAATGGTTTCCGTCCCCTTTCTATCGGGAAAATGGCCAACGGAGCGGTGGTTGTTTCCTCTGAAACCTGTGCTTTTGAGGTTATTGGTGCTGAATGGATTCGTGATTTGAAGCCAGGTGAGATTGTGATCATTGATGACAAGGGCATCCAGTATGATAGCTATACAGATGATACTCAGCTAGCAATCTGTTCTATGGAGTATATCTATTTTGCCCGCCCTGATTCTAACATTCATGGTGTCAATGTTCATACGGCACGTAAACGTATGGGTGCCCAATTGGCGCGTGAATTCAAGCATGAGGCGGATATAGTGGTCGGTGTGCCCAATTCTTCCCTCAGCGCGGCTATGGGATTTGCGGAGGAGTCCGGGCTACCAAATGAAATGGGCCTCATCAAGAACCAATACACCCAACGTACCTTTATCCAACCGACTCAAGAATTGCGGGAGCAAGGGGTGCGGATGAAACTCTCTGCTGTTTCAGGCGTTGTCAAAGGCAAGCGTGTTGTTATGATTGATGACTCTATTGTACGTGGAACAACCTCTCGTCGGATCGTTCAACTCTTGAAAGAAGCTGGTGCGACTGAAGTTCACGTTGCCATTGGTAGTCCAGCACTAGCTTATCCATGTTTCTACGGGATTGATATCCAGACCCGTCAGGAGCTAATTGCGGCCAATCATACTGTTGAAGAAACTCGCCAAATCATTGGTGCGGACAGTCTGACCTATCTTTCTGTTGAGGGGTTGATTGATTCGATTGGTATTGAAACGGATGCGCCAAATGGTGGTCTCTGTGTCGCTTATTTTGATGGGGATTACCCAACGCCTCTCTACGACTACGAAGAAGATTATCGTCGAAGTTTGGAAGAAAAGACCAGTTTTTACAAATAG
- the comA gene encoding peptide cleavage/export ABC transporter ComA, with product MKFGKRHYRPQVDQMDCGVASLAMVFGYYGSYYSLAHLRELAKTTMDGTTALGLVKVAEEIGFETRAIKADMTLFDLPDLTFPFVAHVLKEGKLLHYYVVTGQDKDSIHIADPDPRVKLTKLPRERFAEEWTGVTLFMAPSPDYKPHKDQKNSLLSFIPILVKQRGLIANIVLATLLVTLINIVGSYYLQSIIDTYVPDQMRSTLGIISIGLVIVYIFQQILSYAQEYLLLVLGQRLSIDVILSYIKHVFHLPMSFFATRRTGEIVSRFTDANSIIDALASTILSIFLDVSTVVIISLVLFSQNTNLFFMTLLALPIYTVIIFAFMKPFEKMNRDTMEANAVLSSSIIEDINGIETIKSLTSESQRYQKIDKEFVDYLKKSFTYSRAESQQKALKKVAHLLLNVGILWMGAVLVMDGKMSLGQLITYNTLLVYFTNPLENIINLQTKLQTAQVANNRLNEVYLIASEFEEKKTVEDLSLMKGDMTFKQVSYKYGYGRDVLSDINLTIPQGAKVAFVGISGSGKTTLAKMMVNFYDPSQGEISLGGVNLNQIDKKALRQYINYLPQQPYVFNGTILENLLLGAKEGTTQEDILWAVELAEIREDIERMPLNYQTELTSDGAGISGGQRQRIALARALLTDAPVLILDEATSSLDILTEKRIVDNLMALDKTLIFIAHRLTIAERTEKVVVLDQGKIVEEGKHADLLAQGGFYAHLVNS from the coding sequence ATGAAATTTGGGAAACGTCACTATCGTCCGCAAGTGGATCAGATGGACTGCGGTGTAGCTTCATTAGCCATGGTTTTTGGCTACTATGGTAGTTATTATTCTTTGGCACACCTGCGAGAATTAGCCAAGACAACCATGGATGGGACAACGGCTTTGGGCTTGGTCAAGGTGGCAGAGGAGATTGGCTTTGAGACACGGGCCATTAAGGCAGATATGACGCTCTTTGACTTGCCAGATTTGACTTTTCCTTTTGTTGCCCATGTGCTTAAGGAAGGGAAATTGCTCCACTACTATGTGGTGACTGGGCAGGATAAGGATAGCATTCATATTGCCGATCCAGATCCTAGGGTGAAATTGACCAAACTGCCACGTGAGCGTTTTGCGGAAGAATGGACAGGGGTGACTCTGTTTATGGCACCTAGTCCAGACTATAAGCCTCATAAGGATCAAAAGAATAGTCTGCTCTCTTTTATTCCTATATTAGTGAAGCAGCGTGGCTTGATTGCTAATATCGTTTTGGCGACACTCTTGGTAACCTTGATTAATATTGTGGGTTCTTATTATCTGCAGTCTATCATTGATACCTATGTGCCAGATCAGATGCGTTCGACGCTGGGGATTATTTCTATTGGGCTGGTCATCGTCTATATCTTCCAGCAGATCTTGTCTTACGCTCAGGAGTATCTCTTGCTTGTTTTGGGGCAACGCTTGTCGATTGATGTAATTTTATCCTACATCAAGCACGTCTTTCACCTGCCTATGTCCTTTTTTGCGACACGCAGGACAGGGGAAATCGTCTCTCGTTTTACAGATGCTAACAGTATCATCGATGCACTGGCTTCAACCATTCTTTCGATTTTCCTAGATGTGTCAACGGTTGTCATTATTTCCCTTGTTTTATTTTCACAAAATACCAATCTCTTTTTTATGACTTTACTGGCGCTTCCTATCTACACAGTGATTATCTTTGCCTTTATGAAGCCATTTGAAAAGATGAATCGAGACACCATGGAAGCCAATGCGGTTCTGTCTTCTTCTATCATCGAGGACATCAATGGTATTGAGACTATTAAGTCCTTGACCAGTGAGAGTCAGCGTTACCAAAAAATTGACAAGGAATTTGTGGATTATCTGAAAAAATCTTTTACCTATAGTCGGGCAGAGAGTCAGCAAAAGGCTCTGAAAAAAGTTGCCCATCTCTTGCTCAATGTCGGCATTCTCTGGATGGGGGCTGTTCTGGTCATGGATGGCAAGATGAGTTTGGGGCAGTTGATTACCTATAATACCTTGCTTGTTTATTTTACCAATCCTTTGGAAAATATCATCAATCTGCAAACCAAGCTTCAGACAGCGCAGGTTGCCAATAACCGTCTGAATGAGGTTTATTTGATAGCTTCTGAGTTTGAGGAGAAGAAAACAGTTGAGGATCTGAGCTTGATGAAGGGAGATATGACCTTCAAGCAGGTTTCCTACAAGTATGGCTATGGTCGAGACGTCTTGTCGGATATCAATTTGACCATTCCCCAAGGGGCTAAGGTGGCTTTTGTGGGGATTTCAGGGTCAGGTAAGACGACCTTGGCCAAGATGATGGTTAATTTTTACGACCCAAGTCAGGGAGAGATTAGTCTGGGTGGTGTTAATCTTAATCAGATTGATAAAAAAGCCCTGCGCCAGTACATCAACTATCTACCTCAACAGCCCTATGTTTTTAACGGAACGATATTGGAGAATCTTCTCCTTGGAGCCAAGGAAGGGACGACTCAAGAGGATATCTTATGGGCGGTCGAATTGGCAGAGATTCGGGAGGACATTGAGCGCATGCCACTGAATTACCAGACAGAGTTGACTTCAGATGGGGCAGGAATTTCAGGTGGTCAACGTCAGAGAATCGCTCTGGCGCGTGCTCTCTTGACAGATGCGCCTGTCTTGATTTTAGATGAGGCAACTAGCAGTTTGGATATTTTGACAGAGAAGCGAATTGTTGATAATCTCATGGCTTTAGACAAGACCTTGATTTTCATTGCTCACCGCTTGACCATTGCTGAGCGGACAGAGAAGGTTGTTGTCTTGGATCAGGGCAAGATTGTCGAAGAAGGAAAGCATGCTGATTTGCTTGCACAAGGTGGCTTTTACGCCCATTTGGTGAATAGCTAG
- a CDS encoding phosphoribosylformylglycinamidine synthase has protein sequence MDKRIFVEKKADFQVKSESLVRELQHNLGLSTLKSIRIVQVYDVFDLAEDLFAPAEKHIFSEQVTDHVLDEAAVQADLANYAFFAIESLPGQFDQRAASSQEALLLLGSSSDVKVNTAQLYLVNKDIDATELEAVKNYLLNPVDSRFKDIMTGIAKQEFSESDKTIPKLTFFENYTAEDFARYKAEQGMAMEVDDLLFIQDYFKSIGRVPTETELKVLDTYWSDHCRHTTFETELKHIDFSASKFQKQLQATYDKYITMRDELGRSEKPQTLMDMATIFGRYERANGRLDDMEVSDEINACSVEIEVDVDGVKEPWLLMFKNETHNHPTEIEPFGGAATCIGGAIRDPLSGRSYVYQAMRISGAGDITAPISETRAGKLPQQVISKTAAHGYSSYGNQIGLATTYVREYFHPGFVAKRMELGAVVGAAPKGNVVREKPEAGDVIILLGGKTGRDGVGGATGSSKVQTVESVETAGAEVQKGNAIEERKIQRLFRNGDVTRLIKKSNDFGAGGVCVAIGELADGLEIDLNKVPLKYQGLNGTEIAISESQERMAVVVRPEDVDAFVAECNKENIDAVVVATVTEKPNLVMHWNGETIVDLERRFLDTNGVRVVVDAKVVDKDVKLPEERTISAESLEVDTLAVLSDLNHASQKGLQTIFDCSVGRSTVNHPLGGRYQLTPTEASVQKLPVQHGVTHTASVMAQGFNPYVAEWSPYHGAAYAVIEATARLVAAGANWSKARFSYQEYFERMDKQAERFGQPVAALLGSIEAQIQLGLPSIGGKDSMSGTFEELTVPPTLVAFGVTTADSRKVLSPEFKTAGENIYYIPGQALSAEIDFALIKKNFAQFEAIQADHKVTSASAVKYGGVLESLALATFGNHIGAEVTLPELETALTAQSGGFVFTSPEELAGVEKIGQTKANFTLLVNGVKLDGHKLDNAFQGKLEEVYPTEFAQAKELAEVPAVTSDVVIKAKEKLEKPVVYIPVFPGTNSEYDSAKAFEKEGAEVNLVPFVTLNEEAIVKSVETMVDNIGKANILFFAGGFSAADEPDGSAKFIVNILLNEKVRAAIDSFIARGGLIIGICNGFQALVKSGLLPYGNFEEATSTSPTLFYNDANQHVAKMVETRIANTNSPWLAGVQVGDIHAIPVSHGEGKFVVTAEEFAELRDNGQIFSQYVDFDGKPSMDSKYNPNGSVHAIEGITSKNGQIIGKMGHSERYEDGLFQNIPGNKDQHLFASAVKYFTGK, from the coding sequence ATGGATAAACGTATTTTTGTTGAAAAAAAGGCTGATTTTCAGGTCAAGTCAGAGAGTTTGGTTAGAGAACTCCAGCATAACTTGGGGCTTTCAACTTTGAAAAGTATTCGCATCGTGCAAGTGTATGATGTATTTGACTTGGCAGAGGACCTGTTTGCGCCTGCAGAGAAACACATTTTCTCTGAGCAGGTGACAGACCATGTCTTGGATGAAGCAGCTGTGCAGGCGGATCTTGCCAACTATGCTTTCTTTGCCATTGAAAGCCTACCAGGGCAGTTTGATCAGCGTGCAGCTTCTTCACAGGAAGCCTTGCTTTTACTAGGAAGTTCAAGTGATGTAAAGGTTAATACAGCCCAACTTTACTTGGTGAATAAAGATATTGATGCGACTGAGTTGGAAGCAGTCAAGAACTATCTGCTCAATCCAGTTGATTCTCGTTTCAAGGACATCATGACAGGGATTGCCAAGCAAGAATTTTCAGAGTCAGACAAGACCATTCCTAAATTGACTTTCTTTGAAAACTATACAGCAGAAGACTTTGCTCGCTACAAGGCCGAGCAAGGGATGGCCATGGAAGTGGATGATTTGCTTTTTATCCAAGACTACTTCAAGTCAATCGGGCGCGTGCCAACTGAGACAGAGCTCAAGGTTTTGGATACTTACTGGTCTGACCACTGCCGTCACACGACGTTTGAGACAGAGTTGAAACACATCGACTTTTCAGCTTCTAAATTCCAAAAACAATTACAGGCAACCTATGACAAATATATCACTATGCGCGATGAGTTGGGGCGTTCTGAAAAACCACAAACCTTGATGGATATGGCCACTATTTTCGGTCGTTATGAGCGTGCCAATGGACGTTTGGATGATATGGAAGTGTCAGACGAGATTAATGCTTGCTCAGTAGAAATCGAAGTGGATGTTGATGGTGTGAAAGAGCCATGGCTCCTAATGTTCAAGAATGAAACTCACAACCACCCAACGGAAATTGAGCCATTTGGTGGAGCGGCTACTTGTATCGGTGGTGCTATTCGCGACCCATTGTCAGGTCGCTCATATGTCTACCAAGCCATGCGAATCTCAGGTGCGGGTGACATTACAGCACCGATTTCTGAAACTCGCGCTGGGAAATTGCCACAACAAGTTATTTCTAAAACAGCGGCTCATGGTTATTCTTCATATGGTAACCAAATTGGGCTTGCGACGACCTATGTTCGTGAATACTTCCACCCAGGCTTTGTAGCTAAACGCATGGAGCTTGGTGCGGTTGTCGGAGCGGCTCCTAAGGGCAATGTTGTCCGTGAAAAACCGGAAGCGGGAGATGTGATTATTCTCCTTGGAGGTAAGACTGGACGTGATGGTGTCGGTGGTGCGACGGGCTCTTCTAAGGTTCAAACGGTTGAGTCTGTGGAGACTGCTGGTGCCGAGGTTCAAAAGGGGAATGCCATCGAAGAGCGCAAGATTCAACGTCTTTTCCGTAATGGGGACGTGACACGACTTATCAAGAAATCCAACGACTTTGGGGCAGGCGGTGTCTGTGTAGCTATCGGTGAATTGGCAGACGGCCTTGAAATCGACCTTAACAAGGTGCCTCTTAAATACCAAGGTTTGAATGGTACCGAAATTGCCATCTCTGAATCACAAGAACGGATGGCAGTCGTGGTTCGTCCTGAGGACGTAGATGCCTTCGTTGCTGAATGTAATAAAGAAAATATTGATGCTGTTGTGGTGGCGACAGTAACTGAAAAACCAAATCTTGTCATGCACTGGAATGGTGAAACCATTGTAGACTTGGAACGTCGTTTCCTTGATACAAATGGTGTGCGTGTTGTTGTAGATGCCAAGGTTGTAGACAAGGATGTAAAACTCCCAGAAGAACGTACAATAAGTGCAGAAAGCCTTGAAGTGGATACTCTTGCAGTCTTGTCTGACCTCAACCATGCGAGTCAAAAAGGATTGCAAACCATCTTTGACTGCTCGGTCGGTCGTTCAACGGTCAATCACCCACTTGGTGGTCGTTACCAACTCACACCAACTGAGGCTTCTGTGCAAAAATTGCCAGTTCAGCATGGTGTAACTCATACCGCATCTGTCATGGCGCAAGGATTCAATCCTTATGTAGCAGAATGGTCTCCATACCACGGTGCTGCCTATGCGGTTATCGAAGCAACTGCTCGTTTGGTTGCTGCTGGCGCAAACTGGTCTAAGGCTCGTTTCTCTTACCAAGAGTATTTCGAGCGGATGGATAAACAGGCAGAGCGTTTTGGTCAGCCAGTAGCAGCTCTTCTTGGATCTATTGAAGCACAAATCCAACTTGGTTTGCCATCTATCGGTGGTAAGGACTCTATGTCTGGTACTTTTGAAGAATTGACCGTACCGCCAACCTTGGTTGCCTTTGGGGTGACGACGGCAGATAGCCGTAAGGTCCTCTCTCCTGAGTTTAAGACTGCTGGTGAAAACATCTATTACATCCCAGGTCAAGCCCTCTCTGCAGAGATTGATTTTGCCTTGATTAAGAAAAACTTTGCTCAGTTTGAAGCCATCCAAGCTGACCATAAAGTGACATCTGCATCAGCGGTCAAATATGGTGGTGTGCTTGAAAGTTTGGCACTTGCTACCTTTGGAAACCATATCGGTGCAGAGGTGACCTTGCCTGAGCTTGAGACAGCCTTGACAGCTCAATCAGGCGGGTTTGTCTTTACGTCTCCTGAAGAACTCGCTGGAGTGGAGAAAATCGGGCAAACGAAAGCCAACTTTACACTTCTTGTCAACGGTGTGAAGTTAGATGGACACAAACTTGACAATGCCTTCCAAGGAAAACTGGAAGAAGTTTACCCAACAGAATTTGCCCAAGCCAAAGAACTGGCTGAAGTACCAGCTGTTACATCAGATGTTGTGATTAAAGCCAAAGAAAAGCTTGAAAAACCGGTAGTTTATATCCCAGTCTTCCCGGGCACCAACTCGGAATATGACTCAGCCAAGGCCTTTGAAAAAGAAGGTGCAGAGGTCAACTTGGTGCCGTTTGTGACCTTGAATGAAGAAGCCATTGTCAAGTCAGTCGAAACTATGGTTGACAATATCGGCAAAGCTAATATCCTCTTCTTTGCAGGTGGCTTCTCAGCCGCGGATGAACCGGATGGATCAGCTAAGTTTATTGTCAATATCTTGCTTAATGAAAAAGTGCGTGCGGCTATTGATAGCTTTATCGCTCGTGGTGGCTTGATTATCGGTATCTGTAATGGGTTCCAGGCCTTGGTCAAATCAGGTCTTCTTCCATACGGAAACTTTGAAGAAGCCACTAGTACTAGCCCAACCCTCTTCTACAATGATGCCAACCAACACGTGGCCAAGATGGTGGAAACTCGCATTGCCAATACTAACTCACCATGGCTTGCTGGAGTGCAAGTGGGAGATATCCACGCTATTCCTGTTTCGCACGGTGAAGGGAAGTTTGTCGTGACAGCTGAGGAATTTGCAGAGCTCCGTGACAATGGACAAATTTTCAGCCAATATGTTGACTTTGACGGCAAACCAAGTATGGATTCTAAGTACAATCCAAATGGTTCTGTCCATGCCATCGAAGGAATTACCAGCAAGAACGGCCAAATCATCGGTAAGATGGGACACTCAGAACGTTATGAAGACGGTCTTTTCCAAAACATCCCAGGAAATAAAGACCAGCACCTGTTTGCGTCGGCGGTTAAATACTTTACTGGAAAATAA
- the purC gene encoding phosphoribosylaminoimidazolesuccinocarboxamide synthase — MSKQLIYSGKAKDIYTTEDENLIISTYKDQATAFNGVKKEQIAGKGVLNNQISSFIFEKLNAAGVATHFVEKLSDTEQLNKKVEIIPLEVVLRNYTAGSFSKRFGVDEGIAFETPIVEFYYKNDDLDDPFINDEHVKFLQIADDQQIAYLKEETRRINELLKGWFAEIGLKLIDFKLEFGFDKDGKIILADEFSPDNCRLWDADGNHMDKDVFRRGLGELTDVYEVVWEKLQGLK, encoded by the coding sequence ATGTCAAAACAATTGATCTATTCGGGAAAAGCTAAAGATATCTATACAACTGAGGATGAAAATCTTATTATTTCAACTTATAAGGACCAAGCGACTGCTTTCAATGGTGTTAAGAAGGAGCAGATTGCTGGTAAGGGAGTGTTGAATAATCAGATTTCATCTTTTATTTTTGAGAAATTAAATGCGGCTGGTGTGGCGACTCACTTTGTGGAGAAACTTTCAGATACAGAACAACTCAATAAAAAGGTTGAGATTATTCCTCTCGAGGTTGTGCTTCGCAACTACACGGCTGGTTCCTTTTCAAAACGTTTTGGCGTAGACGAAGGTATTGCATTTGAAACTCCGATTGTCGAATTTTACTATAAAAATGATGATTTGGATGATCCATTTATCAATGACGAGCATGTGAAATTCCTACAGATTGCGGATGACCAGCAGATTGCCTACTTGAAGGAAGAAACGCGTCGTATTAATGAACTTTTGAAAGGCTGGTTTGCTGAGATTGGGCTTAAGTTGATTGACTTTAAGCTAGAGTTCGGTTTTGATAAGGATGGCAAGATTATCTTGGCAGACGAATTTTCACCAGATAACTGCCGTTTGTGGGATGCGGATGGCAATCACATGGACAAGGATGTTTTCCGTAGAGGATTGGGAGAGCTAACAGACGTTTATGAAGTTGTCTGGGAGAAGTTGCAAGGTTTGAAATAA
- a CDS encoding bacteriocin immunity protein: protein MNNLNTLLPKLATIFPLLGITLNVALHVIRTGSLVSFNWQWTLVGLLFSAYFGIFRKDLSKNNQNYK from the coding sequence ATGAATAATCTCAATACATTGTTACCTAAACTAGCCACGATATTTCCTTTGTTGGGAATAACTCTTAATGTCGCGCTTCATGTGATTCGTACAGGTTCGTTAGTATCCTTTAATTGGCAATGGACTTTAGTTGGGTTGCTTTTCTCAGCATATTTTGGTATTTTTCGCAAAGATTTGTCAAAAAATAATCAAAACTATAAATGA
- a CDS encoding phosphoribosylaminoimidazolesuccinocarboxamide synthase gives MFATENLRLSTKRTQAEKVPQTFSLRRGLGELTDVYEVVWEKLQGLK, from the coding sequence CTGTTTGCAACGGAAAACCTTCGTCTCTCAACTAAAAGGACTCAGGCTGAAAAGGTCCCACAGACCTTTTCACTCCGTAGGGGATTGGGAGAACTAACAGACGTTTACGAAGTTGTTTGGGAGAAGTTGCAGGGGTTGAAATAA
- the purM gene encoding phosphoribosylformylglycinamidine cyclo-ligase: MANKNAYAQSGVDVEAGYEVVERIKKHVARTERAGVMGALGGFGGMFDLSKTGVKEPVLISGTDGVGTKLMLAIKYDKHDTIGQDCVAMCVNDIIAAGAEPLYFLDYVATGKNEPAKLEQVVAGVAEGCVQAGAALIGGETAEMPGMYGEDDYDLAGFAVGVAEKSQVIDGSKVVEGDVLLGLASSGIHSNGYSLVRRVFADYTGEEILPELEGKQLKDVLLEPTRIYVKAVLPLIKEELVNGIAHITGGGFIENIPRMFAADLAAEIEEDKVPVLPIFKALEKYGQIKHEEMFEIFNMGVGLMLAVSPENVSRVKELLDEPVYEIGRIVKKENESVIIK, encoded by the coding sequence ATGGCAAATAAAAATGCGTACGCTCAATCTGGTGTGGATGTTGAAGCGGGTTATGAAGTTGTTGAACGGATTAAAAAGCACGTGGCTCGTACGGAGCGTGCAGGTGTCATGGGAGCTCTTGGTGGTTTTGGTGGTATGTTTGACCTTTCAAAGACTGGGGTTAAAGAACCCGTCTTGATTTCAGGAACTGATGGTGTCGGAACCAAGCTCATGCTGGCTATCAAGTACGACAAGCACGATACCATCGGTCAGGACTGTGTGGCTATGTGTGTCAATGATATCATCGCTGCAGGTGCGGAGCCCCTCTATTTCCTTGACTATGTGGCGACAGGTAAGAATGAACCAGCTAAGCTAGAACAAGTTGTCGCTGGTGTGGCAGAAGGTTGTGTGCAGGCAGGTGCAGCCCTCATCGGTGGGGAAACGGCTGAAATGCCTGGCATGTACGGCGAAGATGACTACGACTTGGCTGGTTTTGCAGTCGGTGTGGCTGAAAAATCTCAAGTCATTGACGGTTCAAAGGTGGTAGAAGGAGATGTTCTTCTTGGACTTGCTTCAAGTGGGATTCATTCAAATGGTTACTCTCTCGTCCGTCGTGTCTTTGCGGACTACACAGGTGAGGAAATCTTGCCAGAATTGGAAGGCAAGCAACTCAAGGACGTTCTTCTTGAGCCGACTCGTATCTATGTCAAGGCTGTTTTGCCACTCATCAAGGAAGAGTTGGTCAACGGCATTGCCCACATCACTGGTGGTGGCTTTATCGAAAATATCCCTCGCATGTTTGCGGCTGACCTAGCAGCTGAGATTGAGGAAGACAAGGTTCCAGTTTTACCGATTTTCAAAGCCCTTGAAAAATACGGTCAGATCAAACACGAAGAAATGTTTGAAATCTTCAATATGGGTGTGGGGCTTATGCTTGCAGTTAGCCCTGAAAATGTAAGTCGTGTCAAGGAATTGTTGGATGAACCAGTCTATGAAATTGGTCGTATCGTCAAGAAAGAAAACGAAAGTGTCATCATCAAATGA
- the comB gene encoding competence pheromone export protein ComB, giving the protein MKPEFLESAEFYNRRYHNFSSRVIVPMSLLLVFLLGFATFAEKEMSLSTRATVEPSRILANIQSTSNNRILVNHLEENKLVKKGELLVQYQEGAEGVQAEAYASQLDMLKDQKKQLEYLQKSLQEGENHFPKEDKFGYQATFRDYISQAGSLRASTSQQNETIASQNAAASQTQAEIGNLISQTEAKIRDYQTAKSAIETGASLASQNLAYSLYQSYKSQGEENPQAKAQVMAQVEAQLSQLESSLATYRVQYAGSGTQQAYASGLSSQLESLKSQHLAKVGQELTLLDQKILEAESGKKVQGNLLDKGKITASEDGVLHLNPETSDSTMVAEGTLLAQLYPSLEKEGKAKLTAYLSSKDVARINIGDSIRYTTTHDAKNQLFLDSTITSIDATATKTEKGNFFKIEAETNLTSEQAEKLRYGVEGRLQMITGKKSYLRYYLDQFLNKE; this is encoded by the coding sequence ATGAAACCAGAATTTTTAGAAAGTGCGGAGTTTTATAATCGTCGTTACCATAATTTTTCCAGTCGGGTGATTGTCCCCATGTCCCTTCTGCTTGTGTTTTTGCTTGGCTTTGCAACTTTTGCAGAGAAGGAGATGAGTTTGTCTACTAGAGCTACTGTCGAGCCTAGTCGTATCCTTGCAAATATCCAGTCAACTAGCAACAATCGCATTCTTGTCAATCATTTGGAAGAAAATAAGCTGGTTAAGAAGGGGGAGCTTCTTGTTCAATACCAGGAAGGGGCGGAAGGTGTCCAAGCAGAGGCCTATGCTAGTCAGTTGGACATGCTCAAGGATCAAAAAAAGCAATTGGAGTATTTGCAGAAGAGCCTGCAAGAAGGGGAGAATCACTTTCCAAAGGAGGATAAATTTGGCTATCAAGCCACCTTTCGCGACTACATCAGTCAAGCAGGCAGTCTTAGGGCTAGTACATCGCAACAAAATGAGACCATCGCGTCCCAGAATGCAGCAGCTAGTCAAACCCAAGCCGAAATCGGCAACCTCATCAGCCAAACAGAGGCTAAAATTCGCGATTACCAGACAGCTAAGTCAGCTATTGAAACAGGTGCTTCCTTGGCCAGTCAGAATCTAGCCTACTCTCTCTACCAGTCCTACAAATCTCAGGGTGAGGAAAATCCGCAAGCTAAGGCTCAGGTAATGGCGCAGGTTGAAGCGCAGCTTTCTCAGTTAGAATCCAGTCTTGCTACTTACCGTGTTCAGTATGCAGGTTCAGGTACCCAGCAAGCCTATGCGTCAGGCTTAAGCAGTCAATTGGAGTCTCTCAAATCCCAACACTTGGCAAAGGTTGGTCAAGAATTGACCCTTCTAGACCAGAAAATCTTGGAGGCAGAGTCAGGTAAGAAGGTACAGGGAAATCTTTTAGACAAGGGGAAAATTACAGCGAGTGAGGATGGGGTACTTCATCTTAATCCTGAGACCAGTGATTCTACCATGGTTGCAGAGGGAACCCTACTAGCCCAACTCTATCCATCCTTGGAAAAAGAAGGGAAAGCCAAACTAACAGCTTATCTTAGTTCAAAGGATGTAGCAAGGATCAATATCGGTGATTCTATTCGCTATACTACGACTCATGATGCCAAGAATCAACTTTTCCTAGATTCTACTATTACAAGTATTGATGCGACAGCGACTAAGACTGAGAAAGGGAATTTCTTTAAAATTGAGGCGGAGACTAATCTAACTTCGGAGCAGGCTGAAAAACTTCGATATGGGGTGGAAGGTCGCCTGCAGATGATTACGGGCAAGAAAAGTTATCTACGTTATTATTTGGATCAATTTTTGAACAAAGAGTAA